The genome window AGGATTTCactttaatttcattattcCACATCTACTCCAAATTGCATATCTGCTGCATAGGATGATGATATTATATGGCTTCATATAATAAGCTGGCTGTCCTTTTTTCCATCATGAAGTTGATCATCATATTATAGTATTTTACTTACGAACGGACAAGTTTAAGATATTGAGTTGATGCTTCTCTTCTATTAGGAAGCTCTTACACTCTTTGCTTCCATTTTCATCTTACTTCGTCACTTTACATTCATCTAAATCTGTTTTTGGGCCTAAAAACATTTAGGTAGGTTTGGCTCTTGTAGTTGATGGCGAGGTTTGGGGAGGAATCATGGGTTGCCCAAACTGGCAGGACGAAAATATCAGCAATTCAGAAACTGGACTGCTATCTGAACGAGGGATTGTTATGGTTGCTCATGTTGGCTGTGGAACATGGAGAAAAAAACTATTTGGTATGGGAAGGAGTGCTACTGAAGCTCCTAGCTATTGGTCCAGATGCTATGTTGACAAGTATTCCTTAATCCATCAGGCACACTTTTGTACTTCCGATAATCAAACATGGGAATCGTTACCTCTAACAGCTTCACTGGATGCTACTACTAATCCTGAGAGtacaaatgaaaataaagttCTCTTTCTTACTGCCTGCTGCGGAAGGTTTGTTTTTCCTCATCTTTACCATTAAAATAGTTGTAGATCACTAACTGTAACTTGAATCCAGTAAATGAAACTTGAAATATCTAGTTTGATTATTGGATTCGGAAAGTTTATTTAGACCCTAAATGCATGGTGGTGAAGTCTATATATTAACTTCATTCAGTTGAAAGATTACTATGAACTACAGTTATATAGGTTAGAAACAGtggatagataaaaaaaatgaaaggagAATCACCCTTAAGATTTGTTTCTGTCTTATGTATGTTATTGATTCTTTGAATTGAACCTCTGTAGCTTGTTTAAATACTTAATGGTGGCATCTGGTAGAGCAACTGTATTTATTATGCGTGCAAGGGCACAAGTTATCATAAAGGTTTGATTCTATTTATTTCCTTTGGCTTACACAGTTGCGACCCAAACTTTAACTTTTTCCATGTAACTGAAAACAGTCTTGGGATCATGCTGTTGGGATGATATGTGTCCATGAAGCGGGGGGAAAGGTATCCATTTACTCATCTGCAGTATTTTTGGACATTTtgttcctttttctttttataggATGTCTCTGTGTTAAGCGTGTTCGATCTGTCTCACTGTGATATTAGGTGcgtttataaaaatgaaaattaagtgTTCAATGTTGAATACTGGATTAAGTGGCAAATGAGTTAAGTCTTAATAAAAATgttgaataaaccaaatgatTTAAGTACattgtaatttgatttgaaaatatatgGAACTAATGTTGGAAAATTACTTAAGTCTATTTTACCTTATAATAACGTAATTTGATTAGTT of Impatiens glandulifera unplaced genomic scaffold, dImpGla2.1, whole genome shotgun sequence contains these proteins:
- the LOC124917715 gene encoding putative PAP-specific phosphatase, mitochondrial encodes the protein VGLALVVDGEVWGGIMGCPNWQDENISNSETGLLSERGIVMVAHVGCGTWRKKLFGMGRSATEAPSYWSRCYVDKYSLIHQAHFCTSDNQTWESLPLTASLDATTNPESTNENKVLFLTACCGSLFKYLMVASGRATVFIMRARAQVIIKSWDHAVGMICVHEAGGKVTDWRGGQIDLAADEVERRILYPGGGFLATNGLLHSEVLQMIS